Proteins encoded within one genomic window of Arachis ipaensis cultivar K30076 chromosome B08, Araip1.1, whole genome shotgun sequence:
- the LOC107612633 gene encoding cation/H(+) antiporter 15-like, giving the protein MFFTVAQEEYANNGNATWDLNSDDRGVIFGLLMHTKGFIEIIVLNIGWEQKVLGDEVFSIMVPVTILMTTSSHTQWH; this is encoded by the exons ATGTTTTTCACAG TGGCACAAGAAGAGTATGCGAACAATGGAAATGCTACTTGGGATTTAAATTCCGATGATAGAG GTGTAATTTTTGGTCTGCTTATGCATACTAAAGGCTTCATTGAAATTATAGTACTCAACATTGGCTGGGAACAAAAG GTATTGGGCGATGAAGTATTTTCAATCATGGTTCCTGTAACAATTCTGATGACAACATCATCTCACACACAGTGGCATTGA